In the Leptospira sp. WS4.C2 genome, one interval contains:
- a CDS encoding PH domain-containing protein — translation MLSQETIVSQIKSLLSNHPNINVDILFLYVPEFKILHDLIEDDEIIKGYCIGLLEGSKEKYSAGKWLVVLTNKRFHFVQNPLMRTSFQHIPLEFSNIKKVTTKLGWFFGQIQFELEDNTIRMLQIGRKDYSFFLPCLKDFL, via the coding sequence ATGTTATCCCAAGAAACTATCGTTTCGCAAATCAAAAGTTTACTTTCCAATCATCCGAACATAAACGTAGATATTTTATTCCTTTATGTACCAGAATTCAAAATCCTTCACGACCTAATCGAAGATGACGAAATCATCAAAGGTTATTGTATTGGTCTCCTCGAAGGATCCAAAGAAAAATACAGCGCCGGCAAATGGCTTGTCGTATTAACCAACAAAAGATTTCATTTTGTTCAAAATCCATTGATGCGGACTAGTTTCCAACACATTCCATTAGAATTTTCGAATATTAAAAAAGTCACAACCAAACTAGGTTGGTTTTTTGGCCAAATCCAATTTGAATTAGAAGACAACACAATTCGGATGTTACAAATTGGTAGGAAGGATTACAGTTTTTTCCTTCCTTGTTTGAAAGATTTTTTATGA
- a CDS encoding SNF2-related protein, producing the protein MHLTPHQRKIIGLELTRKRASGDPNRLGQAMLGAQVDLNPHQLDASLFALESPLSRGVILADEVGLGKTIEAGLVLTQFLSEGKKRILIIAPANLRKQWNGELREKFHLKSEILEGKNFNLIQRSGISNPFDSESVVIASYQFVKARAFEVAQIPWDLVVIDEAHRLRNVYKETNIIANTIKESLRGRFKLLLTATPLQNSLSELYGLVSIIDEQTFGDFESFSQQFLRIQSEEQLQLLKNRIEGICKRTLRKQVLEYIKYTKRIPITKEFVPSDDENRLHEWISAYLQRENLAALPKSQRKLMTLILRKLLASSTYAIAGTLQALVDRLEKKLLTTDNSIDLEIQDLIAEDFEDYEELQEEWSEYQSQKTASQPIHSVETIEDLKAEIKELKEYLTLANSIQTNSKAEVLLAGLGQAFSEMERLGGAKKAVIFTESRRTQNYLYDFLSINGYANQILLFNGSNNDETSKLIFQSWMEKYKDSDKISGSKTADMRAALVEEFRERRQILIATEAAAEGINLQFCSIVVNYDLPWNPQRIEQRIGRCHRYGQNFDVVVVNFLNKKNLADVRVYELLSEKFQLFSGVFGASDEVLGNVETGVDFEKRIAEIFQSCRTKEEIQDAFDRLQSELQSDINERIKETREKLLTNFDEIVQEKLKIRMEESEILFDRQTKLLWILTKDAILKHGKTNDAELSFRLDSNPFPSIPIQLGHYRMGKSLFQENVFHTNHPLAKKILDFALNDKVPEDGLLTFTLSKDRIDQSYANLRNKQGNILATLWTLDSFEKEEILLITTLWEDGSTLDNDQAIRLFSRSCQWKTYIEKDLNSRKTKLDELHLIKKNQILINRDLRNQELFSKEYEKLDAWADDKRLSLQKELKAFDEEIKIRKKQAKDAGNLTDRLKLERERKEIEKKRDEAWKSFEFARRSIDEEKEKFLEEMEKKAKFVIDETVLFSCTIQIV; encoded by the coding sequence ATGCACCTAACACCGCACCAAAGAAAGATAATTGGCTTAGAACTGACCAGAAAACGTGCCTCTGGTGATCCAAACAGACTCGGGCAGGCTATGCTCGGAGCCCAAGTAGATTTAAATCCTCATCAATTAGATGCATCATTATTTGCGTTAGAATCACCTTTATCTAGAGGAGTGATTCTAGCAGATGAAGTGGGTCTGGGAAAAACCATCGAGGCTGGTCTAGTGCTCACTCAATTTTTGTCGGAAGGGAAAAAGAGAATTTTGATCATTGCGCCCGCAAATTTGCGCAAACAATGGAATGGTGAGTTAAGAGAAAAGTTTCATCTAAAATCCGAAATTCTTGAAGGAAAAAATTTTAATTTAATCCAGAGGAGCGGAATCTCCAATCCCTTTGACTCAGAGTCTGTAGTTATTGCATCCTATCAATTCGTAAAAGCAAGGGCATTTGAAGTCGCACAAATTCCGTGGGATCTTGTGGTTATTGACGAGGCACATAGGCTCAGAAATGTTTATAAAGAAACTAACATCATAGCAAACACAATTAAAGAAAGTTTACGTGGTAGATTTAAACTTCTTCTTACAGCAACTCCCCTACAAAATTCACTCAGCGAATTATACGGATTGGTAAGCATTATCGATGAACAAACATTTGGTGACTTTGAAAGTTTCTCCCAGCAGTTTTTACGAATCCAATCAGAAGAGCAACTTCAATTACTTAAAAATAGAATAGAAGGTATTTGCAAAAGAACCCTTCGAAAACAAGTATTAGAATACATTAAATATACCAAAAGAATTCCTATTACGAAAGAGTTTGTTCCAAGTGATGATGAAAATCGTTTGCATGAATGGATTAGTGCTTACCTACAACGAGAAAATTTAGCTGCACTCCCCAAAAGCCAAAGAAAACTCATGACCTTAATCTTACGCAAACTTCTTGCTTCTTCCACTTATGCAATTGCTGGAACATTACAGGCTTTAGTCGATAGATTAGAAAAAAAGTTACTTACAACCGATAACTCTATTGATTTAGAAATCCAAGATTTGATTGCTGAGGATTTTGAGGATTACGAAGAACTACAAGAAGAATGGTCGGAATACCAAAGCCAGAAAACCGCCTCTCAACCAATTCATTCGGTTGAAACAATTGAAGATCTAAAAGCTGAAATCAAAGAATTAAAAGAATATCTTACACTCGCCAATAGTATCCAAACAAATAGTAAAGCAGAAGTATTACTTGCAGGACTTGGACAAGCTTTCTCCGAAATGGAACGATTAGGTGGAGCCAAAAAAGCTGTCATTTTTACAGAATCAAGACGAACTCAGAATTACCTATACGACTTTTTATCAATCAACGGTTATGCGAATCAGATTCTATTGTTCAACGGATCTAATAACGATGAAACCTCAAAACTTATCTTTCAGTCTTGGATGGAAAAATACAAAGATTCTGACAAGATATCAGGTTCCAAGACGGCAGATATGCGGGCGGCCCTCGTAGAAGAATTTAGAGAGAGAAGACAGATTTTAATAGCCACAGAGGCCGCAGCAGAAGGAATCAATCTTCAATTTTGTTCTATCGTAGTCAACTATGACCTTCCTTGGAATCCACAAAGGATAGAACAAAGAATTGGAAGGTGCCATCGTTATGGTCAAAATTTTGATGTTGTTGTGGTTAATTTCCTTAACAAAAAGAATTTGGCCGACGTTCGCGTCTATGAATTGTTAAGCGAAAAATTCCAGTTATTCAGCGGTGTTTTTGGAGCGAGCGATGAAGTACTTGGAAATGTGGAGACAGGTGTTGATTTTGAAAAGAGAATTGCAGAAATTTTCCAATCTTGCCGGACCAAAGAAGAAATCCAGGATGCATTTGATAGACTTCAATCTGAATTACAATCAGATATAAATGAAAGGATAAAAGAAACCAGAGAAAAATTACTTACCAACTTTGACGAGATTGTGCAAGAAAAGCTCAAAATCCGAATGGAGGAAAGTGAAATTTTGTTCGATCGCCAAACCAAGTTACTATGGATCTTAACTAAGGACGCCATATTGAAACACGGAAAAACAAATGATGCAGAACTTAGCTTTCGATTAGATTCCAACCCATTTCCATCCATTCCTATCCAACTCGGCCATTATCGAATGGGAAAATCCTTATTTCAGGAAAATGTTTTCCATACAAACCATCCCCTTGCCAAAAAAATCTTGGACTTTGCTCTAAACGATAAAGTTCCAGAGGATGGTCTTTTGACATTTACACTGAGTAAAGATAGAATTGATCAGAGTTACGCGAATTTAAGAAACAAACAAGGGAATATATTAGCGACGCTTTGGACTTTGGATAGTTTTGAAAAGGAAGAAATTCTATTAATAACAACTCTATGGGAAGATGGCTCAACCTTAGATAATGATCAGGCAATTCGCCTTTTTTCTAGATCCTGTCAGTGGAAAACTTATATAGAAAAAGATTTAAATTCAAGAAAAACCAAATTGGATGAACTTCATCTAATTAAGAAAAACCAAATCTTAATCAATCGAGACTTAAGAAACCAAGAGCTCTTTTCCAAAGAATATGAAAAATTAGATGCTTGGGCGGATGACAAACGTTTGAGTCTACAAAAGGAATTAAAAGCATTTGACGAAGAAATTAAAATTCGCAAAAAACAAGCGAAGGATGCAGGGAACCTAACAGACCGATTAAAACTAGAAAGAGAAAGGAAAGAAATCGAAAAAAAAAGGGATGAAGCCTGGAAGAGTTTTGAATTTGCGCGTCGTTCTATTGATGAAGAAAAAGAAAAATTCTTAGAAGAAATGGAAAAAAAAGCTAAATTTGTTATCGATGAAACTGTTCTATTTTCTTGCACAATTCAAATCGTTTAA
- a CDS encoding Abi family protein, with translation MIYGKKALTIEEQADQLLSRGLVAQRDDIIAILKQVSYYRLSGYWFPFRNYPQEEFKQNTSLTEIWNRYCFDRKLRLLVLDGIEKIEIALRTDITYKLSHQTGAFGYTEKSAFPMLSEFDFEKLQEEIKKEYSRSKEKFVSHFQHKYGDIHDSLPLWMATELISFGALFTMFRGISTSHSKSIAKKYNLPEPVLLSWIGSLNSVRNICAHHSRLWNREFGYKPMLPRNNLVWKQPVEIQPNKIFVILSMIQYMLGFISPTSQWKYRFLDLLTAYPNIPIREMGFPLRWKEIPFWNLTQPT, from the coding sequence ATGATTTACGGAAAAAAAGCCCTCACAATCGAAGAACAAGCGGATCAACTTCTGAGCAGAGGATTGGTTGCCCAACGTGATGATATAATCGCAATTTTAAAGCAGGTTAGTTACTATCGCCTCAGTGGATATTGGTTCCCTTTTCGCAATTATCCCCAAGAAGAATTCAAACAAAATACCTCGCTAACAGAAATATGGAATCGGTATTGTTTTGATCGGAAACTTAGGCTTCTGGTTTTAGATGGAATCGAAAAAATTGAAATTGCCTTACGGACAGACATCACATATAAACTTTCTCACCAAACAGGTGCTTTCGGGTACACAGAAAAGTCCGCATTTCCAATGTTAAGTGAATTTGATTTTGAAAAACTCCAAGAGGAAATCAAAAAAGAATATTCAAGAAGCAAAGAAAAGTTTGTCTCTCATTTTCAGCACAAATACGGCGACATACACGATTCGTTACCTCTATGGATGGCTACGGAACTCATCAGTTTTGGTGCACTTTTTACCATGTTCAGAGGAATATCCACATCCCATTCAAAATCAATTGCGAAAAAATACAATTTGCCCGAACCCGTTCTATTGTCTTGGATTGGCAGTTTAAACTCAGTCAGAAACATTTGTGCACATCATTCCCGGCTGTGGAATCGAGAATTTGGCTACAAACCTATGCTCCCCAGAAATAATTTGGTTTGGAAACAACCAGTAGAAATACAACCTAATAAGATTTTTGTTATCCTATCTATGATTCAATACATGTTAGGTTTCATTTCTCCAACGAGCCAATGGAAATATCGTTTTTTAGATTTACTGACTGCTTATCCCAATATACCCATCCGCGAAATGGGCTTTCCACTTCGATGGAAAGAGATTCCTTTTTGGAATCTAACCCAACCAACATAA